Below is a window of Fimbriimonadaceae bacterium DNA.
TTCGTACTCTCCGGTCTCTTCCGGGTAGAGGTACCCGGTCCAGCGGACACTGAAGTTGTCGGCGGGGACCCCGGGCTTCGGAGCGTTGCGAGCCCAGTTGAAGTTTACGGCCTCCTCGGTTTTGTGCGTCGGTTCGCCTTCGAGCTTGTCGTTGGAGAAGTACTCGGCGGTGAGCCCGCCACGGGCTGCGGTGGCGTCAAGGAGTGAGTCGGCGGGGATGGGGTTGGAGGGGGCTGAGGTGAGCCCGCAAGCCTGCTCATAGGCGAAGGCGATGCCTTTGGACTTGCAGTATTCGCGGAGTCCGCGCAGGGGCGTGATCGGGTCGCGCGGAGTGCCATGATAGTTGCCGACCAGCGCGTCGATGTTGTCGGCGTTGGGGCCGATAAGAGCAAGTTTCCTGACCTTTTTTGAATCGAACGGTAGAGTCTGCCTTGCGTTCTTGAGGAGGACGAGGGATTCGCGGGCGGCGTCGAGGGCGAGCTTTTGATGGGCGGTGTTGTTGACGACGGTCATTGGGATTTGGGTGTACTGCACGCGCTCGGGCGGATCGAACATCCCCAACCGAATCCTGGCCTCCATCAATCTCCGCACCGAACGGTCAATCTCGGCTTCGGTAATCAGACCCTTCTTGACGGCCTCAACCAGCGCGGGGTACGCCTCGCCGCATTCCAGATCGCAGCCCATCTTCACCGCCATCGCGACAGCCGCGACTTTGTCGTGGCTGAACTTGTGCCCGCCCCAGAAATCGTTGATCGCCCAACAGTCGGAGACGACGTAGCCATTGAAGTTCCAATCCTTCCTCAGCACCTGCTCCAGAAGATAGGGGTGCGCGTTGGCGGGGTAGCCGTTGATGCGGTTGTACGCTCCCATGATCGACCAGGCCCCAGCCTCCACCATCGTGGCCTCGAAGTGCGGAAGGTAGGTGGCCCACATATCCTGCATGGTCGCCTTGGCGTCAAATTCGTGACGCATGGGGTCGGGACCGCTGTGGACGGCGTAATGCTTCGGCGTGGCAATGACCTTGAAGTAGGTCGGGTCGTTGCCTTGCAAGCCCTTGACAAACTGAACGCCAAGACGAGCTGTCAGGAATGGGTCTTCGCCGTAAGTTTCCTGACCACGTCCCCAGCGAGGGTCGCGGAAGATGTTGATGTTTGGGGACCAGAAGGTGAGCCCCTTGTAGATACCGAAGTCGCCCTTTCTCGCCGCGTCGTGGTGTTTGGCTCGGGCTTCGGTGCTGGTCGCGTCGGCAATCTTGAACATGAGGTCCTCGTTCCAGGTTGCGCCGAGTCCGATCGACTGGGGGAAAACGGTGGCGACACCAGCACGGGCAACGCCATGCAGGCACTCGTTCCACCAGTTGTAGGGGGCGACATCGAGCCTGGGAATACCGGCTGCGCCGTGAGTCATCTGGGACACCTTTTCTTGCAGCGTCATGCGTGAGACAAGGTCTTTGGCGCGGATTTCCGGGTCGATGCGGAAATTCTTGTACGGTGGGATCGTCTGTTGCGGGTGTACAAGGGTGACGGCAAGACAGAATGCGGCGAGCATGTGAGTTTATTTCGACGTCGGAGGATGGGTCCCTGCTGGGGTTAGCTAGGAGCTGGGAGCTGAGAGCTGGGTGTACTACGATCAGACTCCCCAATGAAGCGGCGGAGAGATGGAGACAGAACAAAGGCTCAGCCTCAAGACTTACTGGCAGAAACCTTGGCAGGCGGTAGGCGTCGAAAAAGGTAGCTATGAACCGAATTGGAAAAGCCCTATTTGTCTTGTTGATACTGGCCACAGCAATGGTTGCTTCTGCCCAGATCTCCGTTCGACGTGCACCGGAATGGTTCCCCGTGGACTATGGCTACGACAGCCAGGTCAGTTCGGAGCGACGGTTTGTGATCCAAAATCAGACCGAATACGAGGACTATCTACAGACCGCTTTCGGACGTCGGCGATCGCATCTGCGGTTTGACATTCCGTGGGATCGGGTGATGCTGGTGGCCTTTCACGTAGGCCCGACCCTCAATACGGGTTACGAAGTCTACGTCGAATCAATCCAGGTTGCAATTCCAAACGGCGTTACTATCAACTACGCCCACAAGAATCCCTATTTTGGCGAACCCACACAGATGGTGCGGACAAGCCCGTACATGATCGTGATGCTGGAAAGACCGTCTGGACAGGTTGGTTTTATCAAGAAGCTGACCACAGTGCCGATGGACACCTATTACGGTCGTAACCCGATTCGGGGATTTGGCTGTACCTACCCGGCTTACAATTCTTGGGGTTGTCCGCATAGCTGTGCCTGCTGCAACAACGAGCCGCGCCTGCTCTATACCGAGGTGTACTACCCGAACCTGAGCAACTACTTCTCCGGAGCGACGGCGATGCCCGCAATCCAATGGCGAACCTACAAGGACGGCGGTTTTAGCAAGCACAACGAACTGCACACACGGATCATCAACAACGAGGCGGAGTGGCAGAGCTATTGGAGCAAGGCTTTTGGCGAATCGCCAAGCCAAGCCCCGCGCGATATTCAGTGGGGTAAGGAGATGGCCGTAGCGATTCATGTTGGCGAGATGCGCGCAGGCGGAACGAAGGTTTATGTGGAATCGATCAGCCGTCCGCGTCCCCACGATGTTGTGGTGAGCTATGTAGTGAGTTCACCGGCTCCGGGAACTCCAGTTGCGCAAGTGATCAGCCAGCCGTGGGTGATTATTCGGATGGACCGGTCGGCAGGAAACATCAGCTTTGCGCGTCGAAACGTTTCTCAAAGGGTGATCCCTGGTGGCGGCAACTGCAATTGCGGTGGCAAGTGCGGCTGCAAGTGCTGCGGGCGTGGGCAGTAAGTAGTGAGTTGTAAGTGGGGAGGCGCTTTTTCTTCCCCAATCTTGGCTCCCTTGCCTCAAGCTTAAGGGTTGAGGCAAGGGAGTAGCTTGGTTGTCGCGCTGGTGTAAGATACATATATCGCCATGGCGGAGTATAAAGGCAAATTCCTGGGTGTCAATTGGGACTTCAAGCTGCCCCTTTGGCTGGAAGTTGCCGGATCAGTTTTTGCGGGCCTTTTCTGGCTTTTGGTCGCTCTGACCTATCTTACAGTCGATGCTTACCAGGCGGAATTTCAGGTTACCTATCGGGCAAATATTGAAGTTATAGGTTCGTCCCACCCTTGGTTTATGAATCTGGTCACGATTGCAAATGACCTTGTTCCATTCGTCCTCATTGTTGGCGCACTTTTCTGCTTTCGGAAGTATTCAAGGGTGGCCAGCTTTTCGTTTAGCCTATTCTTTGTGTTCTATTTACCAAGTGTGGCAAACGTCTTAACATTTTGGTGGATGGCAGAGATCTCGTTCTGGGCAAGTGCGTTTATGGCAGCCGTTTGGTACATCGGTGGGCTAGTTTCAATCCTCGCCTCAGTATTCGACGCCGCTCATTGGCTGTGCCTCAAGCTGGGCTGGTACAAGCATTACGTGCGGCGAAGCCCACGGGCTCATTCCAATGCCACCCTTACCTGAACGACCGGTCGCTGCCTACAAACGAGACAGTGTCGCTTCCCGCGCTATAGGCTTTGCGTGAACCAGTCCCAACTGACAAGAATGCTGGTTTTTCGGTCTTGGTTCTAAAGAATGCTGCGATCCCGCCGATATGAGGGTCGTGGGTAAGGCAATTCCATTCGAACCGGCCCTTAAGCTAAAGCAGATTGAGCGATTTTTGCTTGAGCTTCCGGGTGTGCTCGATGCCTCAACCTGGCTCTCCGAAGGCGAGACCCAGGCTCACGTGACCTTGTCGGACAGGTCCGAACTCACGCCCAAGCTGATTCAGCGGCGCTGTATGGAAGGTCTGGGGCTCCACATGACGCCGAGGCGAGTCATTGTGATGCTTTCGCGGCAGCTTGCGGCTTAGGCCACTTCAGGCTTAGTCTTCTTCTTCGTCGGCGATCTTTTCGACGCCTTCTCCGATCGACATATTGGGGAGGTTGGGGGAAGCGTCCGCACCAAGGCCGCCATGCTTCTGCCTTCGGTTGGGGCAGTTGTTGCAGATAAATTCGACTTGAACTGCCTGGAACCAATCTGGAACCTTTTCAATCGCTTTTCCGCACTTACAGGTGATCATTCTACAGACTCCTTTTCGGCGCTCTCTTCCACCGTTTCAAGCTTGCTTGGTTTCTTTGCCGGCTTGGCGGCGTCGGGATCGTTGAGATGTTCTTCGTACGCCTTGACCGTCTGCCGATGGCTGAGAATGCCATTGATGAGCATGACGATGGCGCCGCCGAGATAGATGAGTACAAGGCCGCCTTCGCGCTTTTGTCCTGGATCGCGGATCGCTTCTGAACCGGCGAGGAAGGGCAATCCGAGGATGGCAATGACGACGAGGATGCCAGCGATCCAGAAATAGGTGTTCTTATACCAAACGGGTTTTGGGAAGGTTTTCCGGGTCACAGCAAGCGCTATTGTACCTTTACACCCGGATATCGACGATCCGACCTTTGCCTTCCAGGAGCTTGAGAAGCTCGGTGGATTGGTCTTTCTCGCTTTCCAACGCCTTTTTGAGCAAAGCCATTTGGAGCTTTGCTTTCGCCGGTTCGGCAGACTGAAGCGCTTGTAAGGCGGCATTGGCTGCGTTTGCGCCGGAGACTTCCATATTTGGAAGTATCGGCGGGGATGTGGGAATCTGGAGACTTGCAACTGATGGCTAGGGTAGTCAGGTTTAGCTTAGCTACGGGCTTTGGCTGGAGAATCATCCTGACTTCCGGGTCTCTTCCTCAAAAGTCGCAACGATTTGAGTCAATTCGACCCGTAGGGCGCGTGCTATATCTAGCAACTCCACGAGATCGACTCGTTGGTAGCCCGCTTCGATCTTCCCGATGGAAGTTTCGGTCCGCCCCGTCTTACGGGCCAGCGCACGTTGACTTAGCCCGAAATTCTCACGCTCTTGACGGATGACGGCCCCCAACACCGCATATTCGGCTCTTTTTGTGGGCATCACTCTTGACAGTGAGTATGAGATTCAGTATGATTTCATGTGAGAATCATAATGATTCTCTGTTCGCGCCACTGAGTCTATCGGCGAAAAGTTGCTGTAGGATATATGTGCGTGAGTTTGGGAGGCAAATTGAAACGTACGATTAAAACCTTGTGCGGTGGAGTAGCAATCGCACTTTCGGCAACAAGCTTTGGCCAAGGGCCAAACCAAGTCTATGGCTGGCAAGTCCGGCTTCTCCAAATTGGACAAAGCTACAAACTGCACCAATATGCGTCGGAAGGTTTCACGCCACTTACAGATTGGGCTACGTACCCTTCGGACTGGCACTGGGGCTCAGCTGCATTTGGAGATCATCTTTCGGACGGGCTAAACCAAGAAGACGACATTAATGTCGCTTATGCACTGGCAGTAACGCTCTCAGGTGGAGTAAAGCCACAGTTTCGATGGATTGCTGGACCAAACAATATGCCCGCGCCGCGGTACGTCTACGTGCGAAACGCGGCAAGCGCGACGCGAAGCTCGATGGGGCAAACTCCGCAAGGCACGGTCAATAACGGCCTTGGTTCGCCAACGTCATGGTCGAGTCATGGCTTTCGACAAGCGGGAAGCCGTGTCTACAAGTTGGAGGGCACGGGCTTGATCGAGATGCCGACAAACATGTTGTTTGTGGACTCCTACTTATCATCGGTGGATGGCACACCAATGGGCAATGTCGCGTTCTCTTCTCAGGTCTTGCCCTATCCATACATTTCGGGCAATGAGGTCTTTCATGAAGATTCTGGGAACTTTGGCAAGGGTCCAAACGGTGAAAGAGTGCGAAATCTGTGGAACGCTGAAAAACTCATCCGCGTGGATGCCGTTTTAGAGTGGCGTGATGCTACTTACAATCATCCTGCGGGATGGTATGCCGAACCTGTTCTTGAGGCTAAGCAGAGCATTTACGACTCAAACCGAGTCTACTGGACTCATCATCTACATGGCGACTGTGTCGAGCGTGGTGTGTATTTCAGCTCTGGCGGCGACTGGGGCACGATTCGTCCCTTAATGTACTACGATGCCACGACTGGGCAAGCGTCGAATCAGTTCAGTCTCTTTATCGCGCATGTTGTTGACCGCGAGAACGAGAACAACCCCGAGATTGATATTCCTTTCGAGGTTCGTTGGCACTATCCGTTTGAGAACTGGACTAGGTTTAGCCCAGACGTTCAGCGTTATTTTCCCACTCTGACCCGCAATCCACAACCGTCTCCTGACGGCTGCGGTCCTGGCGACAGTTTTCAATGGGACTCATTCGACCAGAACGCCCGATGGATTGACTACGTAAATTGGGTTCCAGATTGGGCAGGCACAGGTGCTGACTTTGTCTCGATTCCTATTGTGGCGGGTCTGGTTTCGTTTGTTGGGCTCGCGACTGAGCAGATTATTGAGCAAGAGATGCAAGGGCACTCAGCCGCCTTTGAAATTCATTGGGGGAGAGAGACATCGAAATACCTGCCTACCTACAATCCACTAATGAAGGAGAGTTACAAAATGACAGCCGTTTACATGGTTGGCAAAACTGAACACTTTCTGGAAGCTGACGATTACCGAGGCAACAATGGCTATCAAGGTCCAATTCGTAAGGTTCTCAATCGACGAGATGGACGTACTGACGTTTGGGCCACGTTTACATTGGACGGAGGCGATCCTCCTGTCGGTCCACAGGTATAGTAATGAGAGCAATATTAGTTATTCCCACACTACTTGCTGTCGCCTTTGCGTTTGCTCAAGGATCAGGCCCCAATGCAGACCCAATAGGTAGCTACACTGATTTTCGATGGATGACGGAAGAATGGGCAGGTGATGAGCGCGCATACAAACAGATAGCAAGCGAAGTAAAAGCCTCCATAAACAAGAAGTCTGATATTACAGATCTGTACACTAAGGTACGCAGTAAGGCCATTGAGAATCCAAATGACCCCAAACACCTGTACAGATGGATGTTGCTCCTATCATCGGGCAATTATGAAAAAACGCTTAAGTATATCAATTTGAAGACCGATTTCCAGCACGAAGGCATTGCAGTATGGAAACTTGTGCGCAAAGCTCCGTCTCCGAAGAATAGGCTTTTCGCCAGAGCGCGGTTTGTGCTTGAGGCAGAGATAAGAATTCGAATTGAACACTTGCCCATAGCTAAAAGATTGCATGAAACGGACAAGGGTGATGTATATGCTACACACAAATATGCTTTCCTGCTAGCATGCAACAGTAACATTGCGGATTGCCGAAAAGGCATTGCCGTTGCTAAGGAGTTGCTAAAGAAGACGGGGGAAACCTTGTCGACAATGAAGCTTCTTGCTCATTGTTATTCTTCGGCGTGGAGTATAGAAAAGCATAAGCCTGACGCGCGGGCAGCCATTAGCTACTACGAACGAGTAATTGCCCTATCTACTGATGACTATGACAAAAAAGTTAAGAGAAAAATAGTTGAGCAACTAAAACGGGAGATTGGAAATTAGATAGACAACTGCTAATTGACTCACCCGTTTAGAATGCGCAATGAATAGGTAGATAATGCCAGACGACGATCTAAAGAAAGGCCTCAGGACCTTCGGATGGGGCGCTGATCTCATTGCAACCCGCGTTGACAAGGGTGCGTATGGGCTGACGGTCCTGCTGCCAGGCTCTTTTCATTACCGTGGGCACGCGGTCGGTTAGACTGGCAGAGACAGCCCGGAGGTAGCCCAATGATGTATCTATTCCCCCTCGTGGCGCTTTCGGTGGGCGGAGGCTTGGTAAGTGCGAATTCTGCGGAATCGCCCTTGCTCATGAAGAATCCCACCGTGAATGCGTCTCACATTGTCTTCTCGTTTGGAGGAGACTTATGGTCCGTTCCCCGTGATGGCGGCACCGCCGTCCGACTGACAACCAGTCCCGGCAACGAAGACAATCCTTACTTCTCGCCGGATGGCAAGACGATCGCCTTTACCGGTCAGTACGAAGGCAACACCGATGTTTATGTGATGCCAACTTCGGGCGGAGTGCCCAAGCGGCTGACCTATAACCCGGAGGGCGACAGCGTGATCGGCTGGAGTCGCGATGGCAAAAGCGTCGTGTTTTCGTCGGGATATCGGCAGGCGCTGGGTATGCCCGCGATGTTTACCGTCGATCTGAACGGGTCACTGCCCAAGCAGCTTCCGTTCCCAGAGGGCCATCAGGCCTCCTTTTCCCCCGATGGGGCGCGGCTTGCCTACGTGCCCAAATTCCAATTTCAAGCGGCTTGGAAGCGCTATCGCGGCGGCCAAACCTACCCGATCTGGATCGCCAAGATGAGCGATTCGACAGTGACCGAGATCCCAAGAAAGAACTCGAACGACTTTATGCCGATGTGGGTGGAGGACAAGGTCTACTTCCTCTCTGACCGCGAAGGCAAGGTCAAGCTTTTTGACTACGACGTAAACAGCAAGCGAGTTGGGCGAGTGCTCGACAATACAGGCTTCGACTTTAAATCGGCAAGCGCAGGTCCTGGTGCGATTGTGTTGGAGCAGTTTGGCTCGATCAAGCTTTATGATCTGGCGACGAAGAAGCTCACCCATGTACCGGTAGAGATCAACGCCGACTTCCAAGAGGTCCGCACTCGCTACATCAATGTTGGCGACTCCATCACGGGCGGCTCGGTCTCTCCAAATGGCGTACGTCTTGCGGCGAGTGCACGGGGTGAGATTTTTACCGTTCCGGTTGGCAAAGGCACAACCCAGAACATCACGGGCAGCAGCGGCTCACACGAGCGAGCTCCTTCGTGGTCGCCAGACGGTAAGTCGATTGCCTTTCTGAGCGATTCCACCGGGGATTACGAGTTGGTCCTCGCCGATCCCGTCACCGGCAATGTGATCAAGCGATTAAAGCTCGGCTCCGGAGCCAGCTTCTACTACAACCCCACATGGTCGCCGGACAGTAAGAAGATTGCTTACACCGACAAGAGCCAAAAGCTATGGGTGATCGACGTAGAGACGGGCGCGAACAAGGCGATCGACGAGCAGCCCTACTTGGCATCGGATTTCACAACACCGATGAACCCCTCTTGGTCGCACGATAGCAAGTGGATTACTTACACTAGACAGCTCAAGAGCCGTTTGGGCGCGGTCTTTGTCTATTCGATGGAGAGTGGCAAGAGCACCCAGATCACCGACGGGATGAGCGATGCCGCTTCCCCTTCTTTCGACCGAAACGGAAAGTATCTGTACTTCTACGCCAGTACGGATTCGGGCCAATCGAAGGGTTGGCTGGATATGTCGAGCCTCACTTCGATCAACGTCAATAGCTCGGTGTACCTTGTCGTGCTTCGCAACGATGAGCCCTCGCCGCTATCCGCTCCAAACGATCAAGAGAACGTGGTTCCTCAGAAGCCGGAGCCACCCGCCGACGTGCGGATCGACTTTGACGGAATCGGCCAGCGAACGCTTAGCCTTCCGATGCCACAAGGAAACTATGCGGCGCTGCATTCGGGACCAGCAGGCAGCTTCTTTGTGTTGCAAGTTGCCCCCATCGGCAGTCTGGTTGGGGCAGGTGCGATAAACACCGTCTTGTTCAAGTTTGATCTCGCTTCGCGCCGGCCGATGCCGTTTGCGCAGGGCGTGACTGGCTTCGAAGTTGCGGCGGGCGGACAGCACATTCTCCTGCTTCAGGGTGCATCGCCCAGCGTTGTTTCGACGATGGCTCCGCCTCAGCCTGGGCAGGGCGCAGTCAGCGTGGCTGGGCTTCAGATGAAGCTTGAACCTCGCGAAGAGTGGCGTCAGATCTTCGACGAAGCTTTGCGCATTCAGCGCGACTTCTTCTATGCCCCGAACTACCACGGCGTCGATCTCGCAGCTCTCAAGGCAAAGTACACGCCGTTCTTGGAGAATCTGGTCACCCGCGAAGACTTGAACTATCTTCTCGTCGACATGATGGGCGAACTGTGCATCGGCCACATGTATATCGGCGGGGGAGATCAGCCTTCCGTTTCGGGCACTCTGACAGGAGCGCTCGGCGCAGACTATGAGATCGTGAACGGGAAGTACCGGTTTGCCAAGGTCTACAACGGTGAGAACTGGAATCCTGGCCTGCGCGCTCCCCTTACGGAGCCGGGCGTAAACGTGAAGGCAGGCGAGTATTTGCTGGAGATCAACGGCAAAGCGCTCAGCGCGTCGGATAACGTTTATGCTTTCCTGCAAGGCACTGCGGGCAAACACACTCGACTGAAGGTAGGCCCCAATCCTGACGGAACGGGCTCGCGTGAAGTTGTCGTTGTGCCGACCGGCGGTGAAGGTGGTCTGCGCCAGATCGCGTGGATCGAGGGCAACCGCCGAAAGGTGGAAGAAGCGACCGGCGGCAAGGCGGGCTACGTCTACCTGCCGAATACCGGCGTTCCCGGTTTTACGTTCTTCAATCGCTACTATTACGCGGCGATAGGAAAAGAGGGCGCGGTCATCGATGAGCGGTACAACGGCGGTGGATTCGTTGCAGATTACATCGTTGATATGATGCGGCGGCCTGTGGCGAGCGTGTGGACCGGGCGTCAGGGCGAAGACTTTGCGTCTCCGGCTCAGGCGATCAACGGACCCAAGGTGATGCTCATCAACGAGTACGCTGGTTCCGGTGGTGACTACCTTCCCTACCTGTTCCGATTCCATAAGGTTGGACAGTTGGTTGGAAAGCGGACATGGGGCGGCTTGGTCGGAATCGGCGGCACGCCGGACCTGATCGATGGCGGAACTCAGACTGCACCTGGATTTGCCGCGAGAACACCGGACGGCAAGTTCATGATCGAAAATGAGGGCACACCTCCCGACGTTGAAGTGGAGATGGACCCGGCGCTGTGGCGTCAGGGCCGTGACCCACAGTTGGAAAAGGCGATTGAGATCTTGCTGAAGGAGATTGCCAATAATCCTGTGAAGCCGGTT
It encodes the following:
- a CDS encoding glycoside hydrolase family 3 C-terminal domain-containing protein, producing MLAAFCLAVTLVHPQQTIPPYKNFRIDPEIRAKDLVSRMTLQEKVSQMTHGAAGIPRLDVAPYNWWNECLHGVARAGVATVFPQSIGLGATWNEDLMFKIADATSTEARAKHHDAARKGDFGIYKGLTFWSPNINIFRDPRWGRGQETYGEDPFLTARLGVQFVKGLQGNDPTYFKVIATPKHYAVHSGPDPMRHEFDAKATMQDMWATYLPHFEATMVEAGAWSIMGAYNRINGYPANAHPYLLEQVLRKDWNFNGYVVSDCWAINDFWGGHKFSHDKVAAVAMAVKMGCDLECGEAYPALVEAVKKGLITEAEIDRSVRRLMEARIRLGMFDPPERVQYTQIPMTVVNNTAHQKLALDAARESLVLLKNARQTLPFDSKKVRKLALIGPNADNIDALVGNYHGTPRDPITPLRGLREYCKSKGIAFAYEQACGLTSAPSNPIPADSLLDATAARGGLTAEYFSNDKLEGEPTHKTEEAVNFNWARNAPKPGVPADNFSVRWTGYLYPEETGEYEIGFTHDDGVRVWVDGKLIIDNWRDDAARRSSAKVKLADGSPVPIKIEYYDHGLEAVAILDWVTPDSNPFDKSIAAAKNADVVVLALGISPRIEEEELDRLDIGLPAIQQRLMKEIVKLGKPTVLVLLNGGPITDLWAHQNVPAILEAWYPGESGGRAIAEAIFGEYNPGGRLPVTVYRSLSQLPSYESYAMQGRTYRYFAQDPLYKFGHGLSYTSFRYDRLRVTNAKDGGLEVRVRVTNTGKRAGDEVVQVYLAHEKAPFPKPIRELKAFDRIRLDAGKSQEVVLKVRKRDVGLIDLSGKNVRIPGMLQVWVGGRQPEKADKIAANSGVVVGVRYTIK
- a CDS encoding protease complex subunit PrcB family protein, which translates into the protein MNRIGKALFVLLILATAMVASAQISVRRAPEWFPVDYGYDSQVSSERRFVIQNQTEYEDYLQTAFGRRRSHLRFDIPWDRVMLVAFHVGPTLNTGYEVYVESIQVAIPNGVTINYAHKNPYFGEPTQMVRTSPYMIVMLERPSGQVGFIKKLTTVPMDTYYGRNPIRGFGCTYPAYNSWGCPHSCACCNNEPRLLYTEVYYPNLSNYFSGATAMPAIQWRTYKDGGFSKHNELHTRIINNEAEWQSYWSKAFGESPSQAPRDIQWGKEMAVAIHVGEMRAGGTKVYVESISRPRPHDVVVSYVVSSPAPGTPVAQVISQPWVIIRMDRSAGNISFARRNVSQRVIPGGGNCNCGGKCGCKCCGRGQ
- a CDS encoding helix-turn-helix transcriptional regulator, which translates into the protein MPTKRAEYAVLGAVIRQERENFGLSQRALARKTGRTETSIGKIEAGYQRVDLVELLDIARALRVELTQIVATFEEETRKSG
- a CDS encoding PD40 domain-containing protein; translation: MMYLFPLVALSVGGGLVSANSAESPLLMKNPTVNASHIVFSFGGDLWSVPRDGGTAVRLTTSPGNEDNPYFSPDGKTIAFTGQYEGNTDVYVMPTSGGVPKRLTYNPEGDSVIGWSRDGKSVVFSSGYRQALGMPAMFTVDLNGSLPKQLPFPEGHQASFSPDGARLAYVPKFQFQAAWKRYRGGQTYPIWIAKMSDSTVTEIPRKNSNDFMPMWVEDKVYFLSDREGKVKLFDYDVNSKRVGRVLDNTGFDFKSASAGPGAIVLEQFGSIKLYDLATKKLTHVPVEINADFQEVRTRYINVGDSITGGSVSPNGVRLAASARGEIFTVPVGKGTTQNITGSSGSHERAPSWSPDGKSIAFLSDSTGDYELVLADPVTGNVIKRLKLGSGASFYYNPTWSPDSKKIAYTDKSQKLWVIDVETGANKAIDEQPYLASDFTTPMNPSWSHDSKWITYTRQLKSRLGAVFVYSMESGKSTQITDGMSDAASPSFDRNGKYLYFYASTDSGQSKGWLDMSSLTSINVNSSVYLVVLRNDEPSPLSAPNDQENVVPQKPEPPADVRIDFDGIGQRTLSLPMPQGNYAALHSGPAGSFFVLQVAPIGSLVGAGAINTVLFKFDLASRRPMPFAQGVTGFEVAAGGQHILLLQGASPSVVSTMAPPQPGQGAVSVAGLQMKLEPREEWRQIFDEALRIQRDFFYAPNYHGVDLAALKAKYTPFLENLVTREDLNYLLVDMMGELCIGHMYIGGGDQPSVSGTLTGALGADYEIVNGKYRFAKVYNGENWNPGLRAPLTEPGVNVKAGEYLLEINGKALSASDNVYAFLQGTAGKHTRLKVGPNPDGTGSREVVVVPTGGEGGLRQIAWIEGNRRKVEEATGGKAGYVYLPNTGVPGFTFFNRYYYAAIGKEGAVIDERYNGGGFVADYIVDMMRRPVASVWTGRQGEDFASPAQAINGPKVMLINEYAGSGGDYLPYLFRFHKVGQLVGKRTWGGLVGIGGTPDLIDGGTQTAPGFAARTPDGKFMIENEGTPPDVEVEMDPALWRQGRDPQLEKAIEILLKEIANNPVKPVAKPSWPDKTKVGGG